One region of Monomorium pharaonis isolate MP-MQ-018 chromosome 11, ASM1337386v2, whole genome shotgun sequence genomic DNA includes:
- the LOC114254696 gene encoding cell wall protein DAN4-like, with translation MEITEQLRDIDFVRSIATSLRMYARFWHRSRMIESLDELLELFDSYENLREIPRYVRMMQKIDEIKGSLRELRGDIPVEILCNAPRACLRLGLQLILHCKFISTQIKDLIRDFLELSDVCVDPIRMIQESRRSVEIPFRLSKVRHSTTLTTGTIVGEAMTQRTTVNRDQSESESEEVPESVESNESTREVSKETSERSLDFTDLIFRSPTTTQLISTTRREETTVAVMSTTAATTTILPTTTPSATRITTTTSSPIATTLPTSTTTASPTTTTLPTSTTTTLSTTTTTALPTTTTTTLPTTTTRTLPTTTTTTLPMTTITTLPTMTTTTLPTTTTTTLPTTTTTTLPTTTITTLPTTTITTLPTTTTTTLSTTTTTTPATTTLPTTTTTLPTTTNTILSTTTTTLPTTPTTTLSTATGTLPTTTTMSTTITTSPAITTERSIEEIDVKMEHTTVTEGDRDDRVTMPMESSSMLITTPVPIKSCESDECSERSSEETGVHVETKTLLLTTPAMQTSTLEAVQTTSSEPFTTSRDHVNESTISSTTESSETPVTKGDNCAKSCFEDCRSKSESVETSERSSCETSCDSVTEDCEDGVDSASKDSPEVISPDCETETDRSCECATKEERSAECVTLCSSGPAESSSCEGVQQKDCATSATPTVVAELERKRTRGMCEIRDFHHRRQLRRLARMRANRIDVPRPRMSRRGRAATKKLYNLLTTRLPYSKNRKVEEYLLKRPLDKDRKRRKQWEEIYKLRKRLARRLSGGRQMQRSSTMHHGRGVTSVRYNQIKRIPGGDAKLISA, from the exons ATGGAGATCACCGAGCAGCTGAGAGACATTGACTTCGTCAGAAGCATCGCGACGTCTCTGCGAATGTACGCGAGATTCTGGCACAGGAGTCGCATGATAGAAAGCCTCGACGAGTTGCTCGAACTGTTCGACAGTTACGAGAATCTACGCGAAATACCGCGTTACGTGCGCATGATGCAGAAGATCGACGAGATCAAGGGAAGTTTGCGGGAGTTGAGGGGAGACATACCCGTCGAAATTCTTTGCAACGCACCGCGAGCTTGTCTGCGACTAGGCCTGCAATTGATTTTACATTGCAAGTTCATAAGTACGCAAATCAAGGATCTTATCAGGGACTTCCTCGAATTGAGCGACGTGTGCGTGGATCCCATACGCATGATACAGGAGTCGAGACGTTCAGTGGAGATCCCGTTCAGGTTATCGAAAGTGCGTCACAGCACGACGCTTACCACGGGCACGATCGTCGGCGAAGCTATGACTCAACGCACCACAGTCAATCGCGATCAGAGCGAAAGTGAATCCGAAGAGGTTCCAGAGTCCGTCGAATCCAACGAATCTACGAGAGAAGTTTCAAAGGAAACCTCGGAACGAAGTCTGGATTTCACGGATCTGATATTTAGGTCGCCGACTACGACCCAGCTCATTTCGACGACTCGTCGAGAAGAGACAACTGTGGCCGTAATGAGCACCACGGCTGCAACTACTACAATCTTACCTACGACTACACCGTCGGCTACAAGAATTACGACTACAACATCGTCACCAATCGCTACAACGTTACCCACGTCAACTACTACTGCATCACCCACAACTACAACGTTGCCTACATCGACTACTACAACGTTATCTACGACGACTACTACAGCGTTGCCTACGACGACTACTACAACGTTGCCTACGACGACTACTAGAACGTTGCCTACGACGACTACTACAACGTTGCCTATGACGACTATTACAACGTTGCCTACGATGACTACTACAACGTTGCCTACGACAACTACTACAACGTTGCCTACGACGACTACTACAACGTTGCCTACGACGACTATTACTACGTTGCCTACGACGACTATTACTACGTTGCCTACAACAACTACTACAACGTTGTCCACAACGACTACTACAACGCCCGCAACTACAACATTGCCTACGACTACTACAACGTTGCCCACGACGACTAATACAATATTGTCCACAACTACTACAACATTGCCCACAACGCCTACTACTACATTGTCCACAGCAACCGGTACATTACCTACAACTACCACAATGTCGACCACAATTACAACATCGCCTGCAATTACGACGGAAAGATCGATCGAGGAAATCGACGTGAAAATGGAACATACTACAGTGACAGAAGGTGATCGTGACGACAGAGTTACAATGCCAATGGAGAGCTCGTCAATGCTTATTACAACACCTGTCCCGATTAAGTCTTGCGAGTCCGATGAATGTAGCGAGCGAAGCTCCGAGGAGACTGGCGTACATGTTGAAACGAAGACTTTGCTCTTGACGACGCCAGCGATGCAGACTTCCACTCTCGAAGCTGTTCAGACGACGTCTTCCGAGCCGTTCACGACCAGTCGAGATCACGTCAACGAAAGTACGATCTCCTCGACGACGGAGTCGAGTGAAACGCCGGTTACAAAAG GCGATAACTGCGCGAAGTCCTGCTTTGAAGACTGCAGATCCAAGAGCGAGAGCGTCGAGACGTCGGAAAGGTCGTCCTGCGAGACGAGCTGCGACTCCGTGACGGAAGATTGCGAGGACGGGGTGGACAGTGCCTCCAAGGACTCGCCGGAGGTGATCTCTCCGGATTGCGAAACGGAGACCGATAGGAGTTGCGAATGCGCTACCAAGGAAGAGAGGAGCGCCGAGTGCGTGACGCTGTGCTCTTCGGGTCCTGCGGAGAGCTCGTCTTGCGAGGGGGTCCAGCAGAAAGACTGCGCGACGTCGGCGACGCCGACGGTCGTCGCGGAGCTCGAACGCAAGCGGACGCGAGGCATGTGCGAGATCCGGGATTTCCATCATCGCCGTCAGTTGAGACGGTTGGCGAGAATGCGGGCGAACCGTATCGACGTCCCCAGGCCGAGGATGTCGCGTCGAGGCCGGGCCGCGACCAAGAAGCTGTACAATCTGTTAACCACCCGACTGCCCTATTCCAAAAACCGAAAGGTGGAGGAATACTTGCTGAAAAGACCTCTCGACAAGGATCGAAAACGTCGCAAACAATGGGAGGAGATCTACAAGCTGAGGAAACGGCTGGCGAGGAGACTCAGCGGCGGGAGACAGATGCAACGAAGTTCAACGATGCATCATGGGAGAGGGGTCACATCGGTCCGCTATAATCAGATCAAGAGGATACCCGGGGGAGACGCGAAATTGATCAGCGCGTAA